A stretch of Carnobacteriaceae bacterium zg-C25 DNA encodes these proteins:
- a CDS encoding YjzD family protein: MKYIITFIWALIIAQVTFYLGAQLTQMSYNAMHAVYLAIGATVTVILATKILPPVQKAPQEEHH, translated from the coding sequence ATGAAATACATCATCACATTTATTTGGGCGCTTATTATTGCACAAGTTACATTTTACTTGGGCGCGCAACTAACTCAAATGAGTTATAACGCTATGCATGCGGTTTATTTAGCGATTGGCGCAACCGTTACTGTTATTTTAGCAACAAAAATTTTACCGCCAGTCCAAAAAGCACCACAGGAAGAACACCATTAA
- a CDS encoding ABC transporter ATP-binding protein: MTYVVDIDNVSIKFNMSREKIDNLKEYMIKKLKGDIQMDTFLALNQVSLKVKKGEAVGLIGLNGSGKSTLLKVVAGVLKPVSGTKKVVGTMAPLIELGAGFDFDLTANENVFLNGAILGYSRKEMSQFYDDIVDFAELHEFMDVPIKNFSSGMLARLAFAIATIGKPDILIVDEVLSVGDYRFQEKCEQRIQKMMDGETTILFVSHSIEQVEKICNKALWLEKGVVKMYGDTKEVAQAYKNAY; this comes from the coding sequence ATGACGTATGTAGTCGATATCGATAACGTATCAATTAAATTTAATATGTCTCGCGAAAAAATTGATAACTTAAAAGAGTACATGATTAAAAAATTAAAAGGTGACATTCAAATGGATACCTTTTTAGCGTTAAATCAAGTGTCTTTAAAAGTCAAAAAAGGCGAAGCCGTTGGGTTAATTGGATTAAACGGTAGCGGAAAAAGTACCTTGCTCAAAGTGGTTGCGGGCGTTTTAAAACCCGTTAGCGGCACTAAAAAAGTAGTAGGAACAATGGCGCCACTTATTGAATTAGGCGCCGGATTTGATTTCGATTTAACAGCGAATGAAAATGTCTTTTTAAACGGAGCAATTTTAGGGTATTCACGAAAAGAAATGTCACAATTTTATGACGATATTGTAGATTTTGCAGAATTACACGAATTTATGGACGTGCCAATCAAAAACTTTTCATCCGGTATGTTAGCGCGGTTAGCCTTTGCGATTGCAACAATCGGCAAACCAGACATTTTAATTGTGGATGAAGTGTTATCCGTTGGAGATTACCGTTTCCAAGAAAAATGTGAGCAACGCATTCAAAAAATGATGGACGGCGAAACGACCATTCTGTTTGTGTCACATAGTATTGAGCAAGTTGAAAAAATTTGTAATAAAGCACTATGGCTTGAAAAAGGTGTTGTCAAAATGTATGGCGATACGAAAGAAGTGGCTCAAGCTTATAAAAATGCGTATTAA
- a CDS encoding ABC transporter permease, which yields MKESIEIFKRYTPLLIELVMRDVKLRYRKSVLGVFWTLLNPLMMMVVLSVVFSHLFRFNIENYPLYILSGQLIFNFFSESTSLAMSSIYSNAALIKKIYIPKYLFTLSKIISSLINILSSFSALIIVMIVTRAELHATIILAIIPIVLLTIFSLGVGLMLASLVVKFRDIIHLYSVILTVLMYMMPVIYNVSILPSVISRIVLFNPLTQILIFFRDVTIYGQMPTLFTLAYSTVAAFVMLALGLRVFYKIQDTFILYI from the coding sequence ATGAAAGAGAGTATTGAAATATTTAAAAGATATACCCCACTATTAATCGAATTAGTGATGCGCGATGTCAAATTACGTTATCGCAAGTCTGTTCTTGGGGTGTTTTGGACGTTGCTCAATCCGTTGATGATGATGGTCGTGTTATCCGTTGTATTTTCACACCTATTTCGCTTTAACATTGAAAATTATCCACTCTATATTTTAAGTGGCCAATTAATTTTTAATTTCTTTTCCGAATCAACCAGTTTAGCGATGTCATCCATCTATTCCAATGCGGCATTAATTAAAAAAATATACATTCCAAAATATTTATTTACTTTATCTAAAATCATTTCAAGTTTGATTAATATTTTGTCATCGTTTTCTGCGCTCATTATCGTGATGATCGTCACCCGCGCCGAATTACACGCGACAATTATATTAGCCATCATACCGATTGTGTTATTAACGATTTTTTCGTTAGGTGTTGGTCTGATGCTAGCAAGTTTAGTCGTGAAATTCAGAGATATTATCCACTTATACAGTGTTATCCTAACGGTATTAATGTATATGATGCCAGTCATTTATAACGTATCCATATTGCCATCTGTCATTTCACGAATTGTTTTGTTTAACCCGCTTACACAAATTTTGATTTTTTTTAGAGATGTGACGATATATGGACAAATGCCAACACTCTTCACATTAGCGTATAGTACGGTTGCTGCATTCGTGATGTTAGCACTTGGGTTACGTGTATTTTATAAAATACAAGATACATTCATTTTATATATTTAA